In Arthrobacter sp. MN05-02, one genomic interval encodes:
- a CDS encoding putative acetyltransferase, GNAT (possible pseudo due to frameshift) yields the protein MEQRADLEQALRASKNDARRDTIAGFDGDGVPRAFGRVSMNPGSSLVHGAGGVDPAWRGRGIGRAVFAWQAWRAGMRLLGTGHAEGTFRNYVEERNPSHLALLRASGSSIVRYFTEMTRPLDQPIPDLPIPPELELVSFAEGSDRNISELVRLAHNDAFQDHWGSEPRDQESWQFTVTHPEFRADWSLALLDPARGEVAAYQLASYDPDSKELLGHTEGYTDLLGVRRTWRGRGLAPALLAEAMRRYRAAGIDNAGLGVDTENPSGALGLYERMGYVPTQRSIVFDLPLPSRAG from the coding sequence GTGGAGCAACGCGCCGACCTTGAGCAGGCGTTGCGGGCGTCGAAGAACGATGCGCGCCGTGACACGATCGCCGGCTTCGACGGCGACGGCGTCCCGCGCGCCTTCGGACGCGTCTCCATGAATCCCGGATCCTCCCTGGTGCACGGCGCCGGCGGCGTCGATCCCGCGTGGCGCGGGCGCGGGATAGGCCGTGCCGTCTTCGCCTGGCAGGCGTGGCGGGCCGGGATGCGCCTGCTGGGGACCGGACACGCCGAGGGGACCTTCCGCAACTACGTCGAGGAACGCAATCCCTCGCACCTGGCCCTGCTGCGGGCGAGCGGGAGCAGCATCGTCCGGTACTTCACCGAGATGACGAGGCCGCTGGACCAGCCGATCCCCGACCTGCCGATTCCGCCGGAGCTCGAGCTCGTCAGTTTCGCCGAGGGCTCCGACAGGAACATCAGCGAACTCGTCCGCCTCGCCCACAACGACGCCTTCCAGGACCACTGGGGCAGCGAACCCCGCGACCAGGAATCCTGGCAGTTCACGGTCACCCACCCCGAGTTCCGCGCCGACTGGAGCCTGGCACTGCTCGATCCTGCCAGGGGCGAGGTGGCGGCGTACCAGCTCGCCAGCTACGACCCCGACTCGAAGGAGCTGCTCGGCCACACGGAGGGCTACACGGACCTGCTGGGCGTCCGCAGGACCTGGCGTGGACGGGGTCTCGCTCCGGCGCTGCTCGCGGAGGCGATGCGGCGGTACCGAGCGGCGGGCATCGACAACGCCGGCCTCGGCGTGGACACCGAGAATCCGTCCGGTGCGCTGGGACTCTACGAACGCATGGGCTACGTGCCGACACAGCGTTCGATCGTGTTCGATCTCCCGCTTCCTTCGCGCGCCGGCTGA
- a CDS encoding hypothetical protein (possible pseudo due to frameshift), protein MAGIKLAPGDAVLHFGAIARGDEQGVVVTVSAADDALPGTTAGSAKVTEFSEYPTKGRATAGVRAHRFLRGEEALSLAWAGHGPARAASANGVARALPTEHGRRDGSGVPLSQQIDAVGPSLLGLIEASRPVAPAAGVRLVDGSAPDGEGQGTLL, encoded by the coding sequence ATGGCGGGCATCAAGCTCGCGCCCGGGGACGCGGTGCTGCACTTCGGCGCGATCGCCCGGGGTGACGAGCAGGGCGTGGTGGTCACGGTCTCCGCCGCGGACGATGCGCTGCCCGGCACGACGGCCGGTTCCGCGAAGGTCACCGAGTTCTCCGAGTACCCGACGAAGGGCCGGGCGACGGCGGGGGTCCGGGCACACCGTTTCCTCCGTGGCGAGGAAGCCCTGTCGCTGGCATGGGCTGGCCATGGGCCCGCGCGCGCGGCGTCCGCCAACGGTGTGGCCCGGGCGCTGCCCACCGAACACGGGCGGCGTGACGGCTCGGGCGTCCCCCTCTCCCAGCAGATCGACGCCGTCGGGCCGAGCCTGCTCGGCCTCATCGAGGCGTCCCGTCCCGTCGCTCCCGCCGCCGGCGTGCGCCTGGTGGACGGATCCGCACCGGACGGCGAGGGACAGGGCACCCTGCTCTAG
- a CDS encoding DNA topoisomerase (ATP-hydrolyzing) (possible pseudo due to frameshift), whose protein sequence is MARRQNSAPPEDFTEKIIDIDVETEMEESFLEYAYSVIYSRALPDARDGLKPVQRRILYMMTDMGLRPDRGHVKSARVVGEVMGKLHPHGDSAIYDAMVRMAQDFSLRLPLIDGHGNFGSLDDGPAAARYTEARLAAAALTLTDHLDEDVVDFVPNYDNQLTQPEVLPAAFPNLLVNGASGIAVGMATNMPPHNLGEVVAAARHLIANPEASLEDVMRFVPGPDLPSGGRIVGLDGVRDAYATGRGSFKTRAKVTVEQLSARRTGLVVTELPYTVGPEKVIERIKDAVTSKKLQGISDIVDLTDRTHGLRLVIELKNGFNPNAVLAQLYRFTPMEDSFGINNVALVDGQPRTLGLVELLQVYIAHRILVVRRRTSYRLQRKRDRLHLVEGLLIAIVDIDEVIQIIRSSDEASAARERLMSIYDLSETQANYILELRLRQLTRYSRIELEKEQDQLRREIAELEAVLGSEERLRTLVSDELAGLSDQFATPRRTVLLESEASAPLKGTTPAAPAGKGAKAVLPLEIADDPCWVLLSASGQLARTSDRQPLGDGQRIKHDAFRSVLPSTARGEVGAVTSAGRMIRLQVMDMPALPPTAGVPNLAGGVPSSEFITLERGESLVGLAPLSGVVALGTAQGVVKLRAARLPAEPGRLGGHLPQAEGQGRRCRDGRRRGRSRVHHPPRTAAAFPGVGGAAAGPDGRWHGGHQARARGRGAALRRDRPG, encoded by the coding sequence ATGGCCAGGCGCCAGAACTCCGCACCGCCGGAGGATTTCACCGAGAAGATCATCGACATCGACGTCGAGACCGAGATGGAGGAGTCCTTCCTGGAGTACGCGTACTCCGTGATCTACTCGCGCGCCCTGCCGGATGCGCGCGACGGCCTCAAGCCCGTTCAGCGGCGCATCCTGTACATGATGACGGACATGGGCCTGCGCCCCGACCGCGGCCATGTGAAGTCGGCACGCGTGGTCGGCGAGGTCATGGGCAAGCTGCACCCGCACGGTGACAGCGCCATCTACGACGCCATGGTGCGCATGGCGCAGGACTTCTCGCTGAGGCTGCCCCTCATCGACGGCCACGGCAACTTCGGCTCGCTGGACGACGGCCCGGCGGCCGCCCGGTACACGGAGGCGCGCCTCGCGGCGGCCGCCCTGACGCTGACCGACCACCTCGACGAGGACGTCGTCGATTTCGTCCCCAACTACGACAACCAGCTCACGCAGCCGGAGGTCCTCCCCGCGGCGTTCCCCAACCTGCTCGTCAACGGCGCCAGCGGGATCGCCGTCGGCATGGCCACGAACATGCCGCCGCACAACCTCGGCGAGGTGGTCGCTGCGGCACGCCACCTCATCGCGAACCCGGAGGCCTCGCTCGAGGACGTGATGCGCTTCGTCCCCGGGCCCGACCTCCCGAGCGGTGGCAGGATCGTGGGGCTCGACGGCGTACGCGATGCCTACGCGACGGGCCGCGGGTCCTTCAAGACCCGCGCGAAGGTCACCGTGGAGCAGCTCTCCGCGCGGCGCACGGGCCTCGTGGTCACCGAGCTCCCCTACACCGTGGGCCCCGAGAAGGTCATCGAGCGGATCAAGGACGCGGTCACGTCGAAGAAGCTGCAGGGGATCTCGGACATCGTGGACCTGACCGACCGCACGCACGGTCTCCGCCTCGTGATCGAGCTCAAGAACGGATTCAACCCGAACGCCGTCCTCGCGCAGCTGTACCGCTTCACGCCGATGGAGGACTCGTTCGGCATCAACAACGTCGCCCTCGTCGACGGTCAGCCCCGGACGCTCGGGCTCGTGGAGCTGCTCCAGGTGTACATCGCCCACCGCATCCTGGTGGTGCGCCGTCGCACCTCCTACCGGCTGCAGCGCAAGCGCGACCGCCTGCACCTCGTGGAGGGCCTGCTCATCGCGATCGTCGACATCGACGAGGTCATCCAGATCATCCGGTCCTCGGACGAGGCGTCCGCGGCGCGTGAGCGCCTGATGTCCATCTACGACCTGTCCGAGACGCAGGCGAACTACATCCTGGAGCTCCGGCTGCGGCAGCTGACCCGGTACTCGCGGATCGAGCTGGAGAAGGAACAGGACCAGCTCCGCCGCGAGATCGCCGAGCTCGAGGCCGTCCTCGGCTCCGAGGAGCGCCTGCGGACACTCGTCTCCGACGAGCTCGCCGGGCTCTCCGACCAGTTCGCCACGCCGCGGCGCACGGTGCTCCTCGAGTCGGAGGCCTCGGCGCCGCTCAAGGGGACCACGCCCGCCGCTCCTGCCGGCAAGGGCGCCAAGGCGGTCCTCCCGCTGGAGATCGCCGACGACCCCTGCTGGGTCCTGCTGTCCGCCTCGGGGCAGCTCGCACGCACGTCCGACCGCCAGCCGCTCGGTGACGGCCAGCGCATCAAGCACGACGCCTTCCGGTCCGTGCTGCCCTCGACGGCCCGGGGCGAGGTGGGAGCCGTGACCTCGGCAGGACGCATGATCCGCCTCCAGGTGATGGACATGCCGGCCCTGCCGCCCACCGCCGGTGTGCCGAACCTGGCGGGCGGGGTGCCGTCGTCGGAGTTCATCACGCTCGAGCGCGGCGAGTCCCTCGTGGGACTGGCACCGCTGAGCGGCGTCGTCGCCCTGGGCACCGCCCAGGGCGTGGTGAAGCTGCGTGCAGCCCGACTACCCGCTGAACCGGGACGACTGGGAGGTCATCTCCCTCAAGCCGAAGGACAGGGTCGTCGGTGTCGCGACGGCCGGCGACGAGGACGATCTCGTGTTCATCACCCGCCTCGCACAGCTGCTGCGTTTCCCGGCGTCGGCGGTGCGGCCGCAGGGCCGGACGGCCGGTGGCATGGCGGGCATCAAGCTCGCGCCCGGGGACGCGGTGCTGCACTTCGGCGCGATCGCCCGGGGTGA
- a CDS encoding hypothetical protein (possible pseudo due to frameshift) — translation MITVFAEAGYEVDRHFDDGVVMLGFDIDPTRRSQAVMEAREHRAEARSMAELLTPSSVAVIGASREWGTVGHALLEHLIDGGFTGTVYAVNPEAFELHGIISHASLTEVPEQVDLAVIAVPHEQVDAVVDDCARAGVRGLLVATAGYADDGGDGLARQRALVHKARAHGMRVVGPASLGLVNTDPAVRLNASMAPGLPERGALSLFSQSAGLGVLLYASARRRAGSACPR, via the coding sequence ATGATCACCGTCTTCGCCGAGGCCGGCTACGAGGTCGATCGGCACTTCGACGACGGCGTCGTGATGCTGGGCTTCGACATCGATCCCACCCGCCGGTCGCAGGCCGTCATGGAGGCGAGGGAGCACCGCGCCGAGGCCAGGAGCATGGCCGAGCTCCTGACGCCGTCGTCCGTGGCCGTGATCGGCGCGAGCCGCGAGTGGGGGACGGTGGGCCATGCCCTCCTCGAACACCTGATCGACGGGGGCTTCACGGGCACGGTGTACGCCGTCAACCCCGAGGCCTTCGAACTGCACGGCATCATCTCCCATGCCTCCCTCACGGAGGTGCCCGAGCAGGTGGACCTCGCCGTCATCGCCGTGCCGCACGAGCAGGTGGACGCCGTCGTGGACGACTGTGCCCGCGCGGGCGTCCGGGGACTCCTCGTGGCCACCGCCGGCTACGCGGACGACGGCGGCGACGGGCTGGCGCGCCAGCGCGCCCTCGTGCACAAGGCCAGGGCGCACGGCATGCGCGTGGTGGGGCCGGCATCCCTGGGCCTCGTCAACACCGATCCCGCGGTCCGGCTGAACGCCTCGATGGCGCCCGGCCTGCCCGAGCGGGGAGCCCTCTCCCTGTTCAGCCAGTCCGCAGGCCTCGGCGTGCTCCTCTACGCCAGCGCGCGGCGGCGCGCGGGCTCGGCGTGTCCTCGGTGA
- a CDS encoding hypothetical protein (possible pseudo due to frameshift) codes for MRLNIDDAASLRRNITQMANVLAPFGSFGMEVQSMAPSGQACSIRAIEDPLMGPVVSFGLAGDAVNLLDDWAHAVPPLSTGDLADLVRAPRASRKLFGYQGLPAVDVPALEDLVARVALLKDNHPEIARLDFNPVLVATSGLAVLSAAIDVGNPQRRTDSARRAMRD; via the coding sequence GTGCGGCTCAACATCGACGACGCCGCATCGCTGCGGCGCAACATCACGCAGATGGCGAACGTCCTGGCGCCCTTCGGCAGCTTCGGCATGGAAGTGCAGTCCATGGCCCCCTCCGGCCAGGCCTGCAGCATCCGCGCCATCGAGGACCCCCTCATGGGACCCGTGGTCTCCTTCGGCCTCGCGGGCGACGCCGTCAATCTGCTCGACGACTGGGCACACGCCGTCCCGCCCCTGAGCACGGGGGACCTCGCCGACCTCGTGCGGGCGCCGCGCGCCTCCCGCAAGCTCTTCGGCTACCAGGGGCTCCCCGCCGTGGACGTTCCGGCGCTCGAGGACCTCGTGGCGCGCGTGGCGCTCCTGAAGGACAACCACCCCGAGATCGCCCGGCTCGACTTCAACCCGGTCCTCGTCGCGACGTCGGGCCTCGCGGTCCTGAGCGCCGCGATCGACGTGGGGAACCCCCAGCGGCGCACGGACAGCGCCCGCCGCGCCATGCGGGACTGA
- a CDS encoding alkaline phosphatase family protein, whose translation MPFQHLERLPPAPAYGTATVAEVLTSSAAALGVEGFGNALALPSSRRIAVVLVDGLGLSLLRRYAAHAPYLRESLDAARALTSAFPSTTAASLAGLGTGLAPGRHGMVGYDVLDPAQGRVVNMLGGWDAGVDPLAWQPHPTVFERVSQHLPVVTVSQPRFADSPMTRAALRGGAFVGAQTIHARIDAAAEQLANAPRMLMYFYLNDLDKAGHRYGVDSAEWLRTLEDLDAALRLLARRVPPDTLLLLTADHGMVDIPPSQRIDYSERADLIDGVAHTGGEPRMLHLYFEQDLAVRNRESLALRWHEAFGTRAWIIPRDEAVAAGYFGPVSDTVLPRIGDLLVLAREGIALLDGRRVQPAAFDMVGQHGSLTRAEREIPLLILGRPPGGSRRGSSKGTGRG comes from the coding sequence ATGCCCTTCCAGCACCTGGAGCGCCTCCCGCCGGCGCCCGCCTACGGCACCGCCACCGTCGCCGAGGTCCTGACCAGCTCGGCCGCGGCCCTGGGCGTGGAAGGTTTCGGCAACGCCCTCGCCCTGCCGTCCTCCCGCCGGATCGCCGTGGTCCTGGTGGACGGCCTCGGCCTGTCGCTGCTGAGGAGGTACGCGGCCCACGCACCGTACCTCCGGGAGAGCCTCGACGCGGCCCGAGCACTGACCTCGGCATTCCCGTCCACCACGGCCGCGTCACTCGCCGGCCTCGGTACGGGCCTCGCTCCCGGCCGGCACGGCATGGTGGGCTACGACGTCCTCGATCCTGCGCAGGGACGCGTGGTCAATATGCTGGGCGGCTGGGACGCCGGTGTCGACCCGCTCGCCTGGCAACCGCATCCGACGGTCTTCGAGCGCGTGTCCCAGCACCTTCCGGTCGTCACCGTGAGCCAGCCCCGCTTCGCCGACTCACCCATGACGCGGGCGGCCCTGCGGGGCGGGGCCTTCGTCGGCGCGCAGACCATCCACGCCCGCATCGACGCAGCGGCCGAGCAGCTGGCGAACGCCCCGCGCATGCTCATGTACTTCTACCTCAACGACCTCGACAAGGCCGGACACCGATACGGTGTCGACTCCGCGGAATGGCTGCGGACGCTGGAGGACCTGGACGCCGCACTGAGACTCCTGGCCCGGAGGGTCCCGCCCGACACGCTCCTGCTCCTCACCGCCGACCACGGCATGGTGGACATCCCGCCGTCGCAGCGCATCGACTACTCCGAGCGCGCAGACCTCATCGACGGAGTGGCGCACACGGGCGGCGAGCCGCGCATGCTGCACCTGTACTTCGAGCAGGATCTCGCCGTCCGCAACCGCGAGTCGCTCGCGCTGCGCTGGCACGAGGCGTTCGGTACCCGGGCATGGATCATCCCACGCGACGAAGCCGTCGCCGCGGGCTACTTCGGGCCGGTGTCGGACACGGTGCTGCCACGTATCGGGGACCTCCTGGTCCTCGCACGGGAAGGCATCGCCCTCCTCGACGGGCGGCGCGTCCAGCCGGCCGCCTTCGACATGGTCGGGCAGCACGGCTCGCTGACGCGCGCGGAGCGGGAGATCCCGCTGCTGATCCTGGGCAGACCGCCCGGCGGTTCCCGACGGGGGAGCAGCAAGGGGACCGGCCGTGGCTGA
- the tdk gene encoding thymidine kinase, giving the protein MAELLFFSGTMDCGKSTLALQMDHNHKARGRRGLLFSSHDRAGESMISSRLGLQVPAVEVFPETDFWVELTLRQTMGARIDYVICDEAQFYTVDQIDQLARIVDEMDIDVFSFGITSDFRTRLFPGSQRLIELADRVQVLQVEALCWCGKRATHNARTVDGVMVVEGDQMVVGDVDQPGDEDSAPAAAPAAGPDADADESVRVPVVGYETLCRRHHMRRQTSRTSPSLFSNEVPLPFEERAIPPRSGGAPLQDAEQGISRS; this is encoded by the coding sequence GTGGCTGAGCTGCTGTTCTTCTCCGGCACCATGGACTGCGGCAAGTCGACGCTCGCCCTGCAGATGGACCACAACCACAAGGCACGCGGGCGTCGAGGGCTGCTCTTCAGTTCCCACGACCGCGCCGGCGAATCCATGATCTCGAGCAGGCTCGGCCTGCAGGTCCCGGCGGTCGAGGTCTTCCCCGAGACCGACTTCTGGGTCGAGCTCACGCTGCGGCAGACCATGGGAGCACGCATCGACTACGTCATCTGCGACGAGGCGCAGTTCTACACCGTCGACCAGATCGACCAGCTGGCGCGCATCGTGGACGAGATGGACATCGACGTGTTCAGCTTCGGCATCACCTCCGATTTCCGGACACGGCTGTTCCCCGGGTCGCAGCGCCTCATCGAACTCGCGGATCGCGTCCAGGTCCTGCAGGTCGAGGCCCTGTGCTGGTGCGGCAAGCGGGCCACGCACAACGCGCGCACGGTCGACGGCGTCATGGTGGTCGAGGGCGACCAGATGGTGGTGGGAGACGTCGACCAGCCCGGCGACGAGGACTCGGCACCGGCTGCGGCGCCGGCTGCCGGGCCGGACGCCGACGCGGACGAGTCCGTCCGCGTACCGGTCGTGGGCTACGAGACGCTCTGCCGCCGGCACCACATGCGACGGCAGACGTCCCGCACCTCGCCGTCGCTCTTCTCCAACGAGGTGCCGCTGCCCTTCGAGGAGAGGGCGATCCCGCCGCGCAGCGGAGGTGCGCCGCTGCAGGACGCGGAACAGGGCATCAGCCGCTCCTGA
- a CDS encoding dUTPase produces MTTDYDAPRTAVDDGSNERTDELAGHRPAGQTALTNPPVDDDELAAADSYDLPGADLSSEEISVQILAAQADEFTCASCFLVRHRSQIALERGGQLYCVDCEG; encoded by the coding sequence ATGACGACAGACTACGACGCGCCGCGCACGGCGGTCGACGACGGCTCGAACGAGCGGACGGACGAGCTCGCGGGGCATCGGCCGGCAGGGCAGACCGCGCTGACGAACCCACCGGTCGACGACGACGAGCTCGCAGCGGCGGACTCGTACGATCTCCCGGGGGCGGATCTCTCCAGCGAGGAGATCTCGGTGCAGATCCTGGCTGCGCAGGCCGACGAGTTCACCTGCGCCTCGTGCTTCCTCGTGCGTCACCGCTCGCAGATCGCACTCGAGAGGGGCGGGCAGCTGTACTGCGTGGACTGCGAGGGCTGA
- the dut gene encoding deoxyuridine 5'-triphosphate nucleotidohydrolase → MVTQQDLPVQILMLDDGLEPPAYATDGDAGADLRTAVDVVLEPGARALVPTGVALALPRGYAGLVHPRSGLAARHGLTIVNAPGTIDAGYRGEIKVCLLNTDRTEAVRLTRGDRIAQLVIQRVEHAVFAVVDELPDSVRGTGGFGSTGGFGALDATPADLRSAAGG, encoded by the coding sequence ATGGTTACACAGCAGGACCTCCCGGTCCAGATCTTGATGCTCGACGACGGTCTCGAGCCGCCTGCCTACGCCACCGACGGCGATGCGGGCGCGGACCTGCGCACCGCCGTCGACGTCGTCCTCGAGCCCGGTGCGCGGGCGCTCGTCCCCACGGGAGTAGCCCTGGCGCTTCCGCGCGGGTACGCGGGGCTCGTCCATCCGCGGTCCGGGCTCGCCGCACGCCACGGCCTGACCATCGTCAATGCGCCGGGCACCATCGACGCGGGCTACCGCGGGGAGATCAAGGTCTGCCTGCTCAACACGGACCGGACCGAGGCCGTGCGCCTCACCCGCGGTGACCGGATCGCCCAGCTGGTCATCCAGCGGGTCGAGCACGCGGTCTTCGCCGTGGTCGACGAGTTGCCCGACAGCGTGCGGGGCACGGGCGGCTTCGGGTCCACCGGCGGCTTCGGTGCCCTCGACGCCACACCCGCGGACCTCCGCTCCGCGGCCGGCGGCTGA
- a CDS encoding potassium transporter TrkA, whose translation MRVVIAGAGSVGSSIARELLGNKHEILLIDEKPEVIGRSGLKGAKWLIGDACELTTLKDARLDEADVVVSATGDDKVNLVVSLLAKSEFGVGRTVGRVNNPKNDWMFDDSWGVDVAVNTPRLMTALVEEAVEIGDLVRLLTLQTGVSSIVEFTVPQDSPLVGGTIGSIRLPEDCAVVALLRDDSPITPSPDDVVESGDELFFLAAIAAEDELRVALSARSDGAGS comes from the coding sequence ATGAGGGTCGTCATCGCCGGGGCCGGGAGCGTCGGTTCGTCCATCGCACGGGAGCTGCTGGGCAACAAGCACGAGATCCTGCTCATCGACGAGAAGCCGGAGGTGATCGGCCGCAGCGGGCTCAAGGGGGCCAAGTGGCTGATCGGTGATGCGTGCGAGCTGACGACGCTCAAGGACGCCCGCCTGGACGAGGCCGACGTCGTGGTGTCCGCCACCGGCGACGACAAGGTCAACCTCGTGGTGTCGCTGCTGGCCAAGAGCGAGTTCGGCGTGGGCCGCACGGTGGGGCGCGTGAACAACCCGAAGAACGACTGGATGTTCGACGACTCCTGGGGTGTCGACGTCGCCGTCAACACCCCTCGCCTCATGACGGCCCTCGTGGAGGAAGCCGTGGAGATCGGCGACCTGGTCCGCCTGCTGACGCTCCAGACCGGGGTGTCCTCGATCGTGGAGTTCACCGTCCCCCAGGACTCCCCGCTCGTGGGCGGGACGATCGGCTCCATCCGGCTGCCGGAGGACTGCGCCGTGGTGGCCCTGCTGAGGGACGACTCCCCCATCACCCCGAGCCCCGACGACGTCGTCGAGAGCGGCGACGAGCTGTTCTTCCTCGCGGCGATCGCGGCGGAGGACGAACTGCGCGTCGCGCTCTCGGCCCGGAGCGACGGGGCCGGGAGCTAG
- the trkA gene encoding Trk system potassium uptake protein TrkA, with the protein MPPVAHFVIMGCGRVGVSLAHTLDESGHSVAIIDQDDRAFRRLRSSFGGRKVTGVGFDRETLKHAEIEDAYAFAAVSSGDNSNILATRVARETFHVPHVVARIYDPGRAEIYQRLGIPTVAAVRWSADQVLRRILPEQTINGDFRETSGRLILAELALSDAWLGRSLRSIESASGVRIAYLTRFGEGILPTAGTSYQQGDILHAMMQTTATDEIARILAAAPREDLS; encoded by the coding sequence GTGCCCCCGGTGGCTCATTTTGTGATCATGGGATGCGGCAGGGTAGGCGTCAGCCTTGCCCATACGCTCGACGAATCCGGTCACTCGGTGGCGATCATCGACCAGGACGACCGCGCCTTCCGGCGCCTGCGGTCGTCCTTCGGCGGGCGCAAGGTCACGGGCGTCGGCTTCGACCGGGAGACCCTCAAGCACGCGGAGATCGAGGATGCCTATGCCTTCGCCGCCGTCTCGAGCGGCGACAACTCCAACATCCTCGCGACCCGGGTGGCGAGGGAGACGTTCCATGTGCCGCACGTCGTCGCCCGTATCTACGACCCGGGGCGCGCTGAGATCTACCAGCGTCTCGGCATCCCCACGGTCGCCGCGGTGCGCTGGAGCGCCGACCAGGTGCTGCGACGCATCCTGCCGGAACAGACGATCAACGGCGATTTCAGGGAGACCTCCGGCCGGCTGATCCTCGCCGAGCTCGCGTTGAGCGACGCCTGGCTGGGCAGGTCCCTGCGCAGCATCGAGTCCGCGAGTGGTGTCCGGATCGCGTACCTCACCCGATTCGGGGAAGGGATCCTGCCGACCGCCGGGACCAGCTACCAGCAAGGGGATATTCTGCACGCCATGATGCAGACGACGGCGACGGACGAGATCGCCCGCATCCTCGCCGCCGCACCACGGGAGGATCTCTCATGA